The Carassius gibelio isolate Cgi1373 ecotype wild population from Czech Republic chromosome B22, carGib1.2-hapl.c, whole genome shotgun sequence genome window below encodes:
- the LOC127987110 gene encoding uncharacterized protein LOC127987110 yields MAYYCLLLTAFVLVVVGVFGDDVVTKMEGDTVTLNTGIIKKEHDKLLWYFEDTRIALVNGHPNTSCLYDGEDGRFRDRLKVDYETGSLIITNITSQHTGRYEAEIIRSESSGKRQSLNRNRKCDSTKITKKITISHDDNIKTFNVIVTAALSAQVKIDEEPRMEKRESDFAVSGSGLSSAAVAGIVVGVIVVLLLLTVVAAVIKYRSRSSRNTANEKNSNKGLLQNNEEVLKV; encoded by the exons ATGGCATACTACTGTCTTCTGCTCACTGCTTTTGTTTTGGTCGTTGTTG gtgtgtttggtgatgaTGTGGTGACAAAGATGGAGGGAGACACAGTCACTCTAAACACTGGTATAATCAAAAAAGAGCATGACAAGTTGCTGTGGTATTTTGAAGACACTCGCATCGCTCTGGTCAATGGACATCCCAACACGAGCTGTTTATATGATGGAGAagacgggagattcagagacagactgaaggtgGACTAtgagactggatctctgatcatcacaaacatcacaagtCAACACACTGGACGTTATGAAGCAGAGATCATCAGAAGTGAGAGTTCAGGGAAAAGACAAAGTTTAAACAGAAACCGCAAGTGTGACAGCACAAAAATCACCAAAAAAATCACCATCAGTCATGATGATAACATAAAAACTTTCAATGTGATTGTCACTG ctGCTCTATCTGCCCAAGTCAAAATCGACGAAGAGCCCCGTATGGAGAAGAGGGAGTCTGACTTTG CTGTTTCAGGTTCAGGTCTGTCTTCAGCGGCTGTAGCAGGAATTGTTGTTGGTGTTATTGTTGTTCTGCTGCTGCTGACTGTTGTAGCTGCTGTTATTAAATATCGCAGCAGGAGCTCCAGAAATA cagCCAACGAGAAAAACTCCAATAAAGGATTACTGCAAAACAATGAG GAGGTCCTAAAAGTGTGA